In Halichondria panicea chromosome 17, odHalPani1.1, whole genome shotgun sequence, a single window of DNA contains:
- the LOC135351535 gene encoding uncharacterized protein LOC135351535, translated as MNELVILSQCAVAAVLLLASVNVNGLETAQGFPTVDSIRIRASRLNTSPSQLPDFTEYSDPRQSQALYPTIGFTCSGTIERILFIGRVSATDSADGTATTATTPSFQMWRQATGDDLMELGVDYVQVNIVQSMQVPVDGSEIGVFEVSVDTPSSGMGFGAGEMLGSRASTSSPGTITNPRIAPLYLPHPGGNIVLGSLHTQTFFTMVETVRSLPLIAVESDSPHCVHGALQMSVLNSLVTRMASNVEQIRVVPELSFNCNVSFSSIYIGANFVQPAETDDKDLQLVIWNCINSNCERLYSTAIGREQLSLDTPSVYKAVFNYELRVTEGRDYVFGIDQPAGASVLIQYQQDFGPINYHKEYSQVSTIQYDNSSFSQSRALPLIHPEYSDGESCSSIGSFINLETLRRRALLIQPIFTPSISSGSRKRQKMLINGYQYLFISSPFQTSGSLSSFVFAAANGSQTGNQYPQFQIWRCNGDNELMKVFETQIGAELISSGINLYQSTRQFEYMAGDVVGLFQPHSEQSALVVAFQMLNDIESNTPSSFRIPSDASLSTYTYDVSDSSREDLNYTPLVTVETTAQMPSSGNVDVLQSCVPNTVLPTSTVSSVTTSQETDPPSTNEPGGNGGSPLSVVTIAGSTVGAVIGLLLVMVMALVVFILALKCKKKRDKFEMSSVENPQYSSGGGQNGTNSATNSYAQDYAIPIPRSADNAIYQTVGQAPQPYEAPSVSMAMANQMSAGAYEVPSITRATTNGRGNEYQTIEPGSPTRVYHTLEPTVLQNTQGNGRSAAEEIEMSIIVPTGDQRNNLRAANERDIYASLKIIQSTTSSTTRTSFFEETEVFWRPASSQTQIYEQLASRKYREIPRHKIQIMEEIGSGNFGDVHKGVWEMPGESRLVAVKTMKHGTNSTDQVMFLQEAAVNGQFRHPNVVKLYGVVTVGEPVMIVLELMEHGDLLSYLKNHFTGSVLPDWPHLLLGYCRHIAAGMDYLSKKGFVHRDLAARNVLLSAEGTCKITDFGMSREIENFYVAKGGVVPVKWTAPEALNYKTFSTASDVWSFGCVMYEIWSLGHKPFEKNRNIEVLKLVEEGYRLPPPPGCPRAVYQVMIQCWHPEASSRPSFMELLASLLKPVEELLTMEVVRADNARAAVIGAPLKHSKNLYLDLQNVYKCTEDNTD; from the exons ATGAATGAGCTGGTGATCTTGTCCCAGTGTGCCGTGGCTGCAGTCCTCCTGCTAGCCAGTGTGAATGTGAATGGACTTGAAACAGCTCAAG GTTTTCCAACTGTTGACTCAATTCGCATAAGAGCCAGCAGATTAAACACGTCACCCTCCCAGCTGCCTGACTTTACAGAGTACTCCGACCCTCGACAGTCACAAGCATTGTATCCTACAATAGGGTTCACCTGCAGTGGCACGATAGAGAGAATACTATTCATTGGAAGAGTGTCCGCTACTGACTCAGCTGATGGTACTGCAACTACTGCAACTACTCCATCCTTTCAGATGTGGAGACAAGCGACGGGTGATGATCTAATGGAACTGGGTGTCGATTATGTACAAGTCAACATTGTACAGAGTATGCAAGTTCCAGTGGATGGGTCAGAGATAGGTGTGTTTGAAGTCAGTGTTGATACTCCATCCTCAGGAATGGGATTTGGCGCGGGTGAGATGCTTGGCTCTCGTGCTAGTACATCGTCTCCTGGTACTATTACCAATCCGAGAATTGCTCCGCTCTATTTACCACATCCCGGTGGTAATATTGTTCTTGGGTCCTTACATACACAAACATTCTTCACAATGGTGGAAACAGTTAGGAGCTTGCCTCTGATTGCAGTTGAGTCAG ATTctccccactgtgtacacggAGCTCTACAGATGTCAGTGTTGAACAGTTTAGTGACTAGAATGGCATCTAATGTGGAGCAAATCCGAGTTGTGCCAGAACTGAGCTTCAACTGTAATGTCTCCTTCTCCAGTATTTACATTGGAGCAAACTTTGTCCAACCAGCAGAAACAGATGATAAAGACTTGCAACTAGTGATCTGGAACTGCATAAACTCTAATTGTGAGCGACTATATTCCACTGCAATAGGGAGGGAGCAATTGTCTCTAGATACTCCGAGTGTGTACAAAGCTGTGTTTAACTATGAGCTGAGAGTGACTGAAGGAAGAGATTACGTATTTGGTATTGATCAACCGGCTGGTGCTAGTGTATTAATACAGTATCAACAAGACTTTGGGCCAATCAACTATCACAAAGAATACTCACAAGTCAGTACTATTCAATAtgataattcaagcttctcaCAGAGTCGAGCTCTACCTCTCATACATCCAGAGTACA GTGATGGGGAAAGTTGCAGCAGTATTGGTAGTTTTATCAATCTCGAAACTTTGAGAAGAAGAGCTCTTCTAATTCAGCCAATATTCACACCCTCTATCTCCTCCGGATCTCGTAAACGCCAGAAAATGTTGATCAATGGATATCAGTACCTCTTCATCAGTTCTCCTTTCCAAACTTCAGGCAGTCTTTCAAGTTTCGTTTTTGCAGCAGCAAATGGATCTCAAACTGGAAATCAATATCCTCAATTTCAAATCTGGAGATGTAATGGTGATAATGAACTTATGAAAGTGTTTGAAACACAAATTGGAGCAGAACTGATATCAAGTGGAATAAACTTATACCAGTCCACTCGACAGTTTGAGTACATGGCTGGTGACGTTGTGGGTCTATTTCAACCTCATTCTGAGCAATCTGCACTAGTAGTAGCCTTCCAAATGCTCAATGATATTGAGTCAAACACTCCGAGCAGCTTCAGAATTCCCAGTGATGCATCTCTGAGTACCTATACATATGACGTAAGTGATTCATCTCGAGAGGACCTTAACTATACACCCTTGGTAACCGTGGAGACAACAGCACAAATGCCGTCAAGTGGAAACGTTGATGTACTACAATCCTGTGTTCCCAATACTGTTTTGCCCACCTCAACCGTATCGTCTGTCACTACTAGCCAAGAAACTGACCCACCATCAACGAATGAGCCTGGGGGTAATGGTGGCTCTCCACTGAGTGTGGTCACTATAGCTGGGTCTACTGTGGGCGCTGTGATTGGACTGCTCCTCGTCATGGTGATGGCGTTGGTTGTATTTATTCTAGCGTTGAAATGCAAGAAAAAGAGAGACAAGTTTGAAATGAGCTCAGTGGAGAATCCCCAATATTCCTCTGGTGGTG GTCAAAATGGCACCAACTCTGCAACCAACAGCTATGCACAAGATTACGCCATCCCCATCCCAAGGAGTGCTGACAATGCTATATACCAGACAGTTGGACAAGCTCCACAGCCGTACGAAGCACCATCTGTTTCCATGGCAATGGCCAATCAGATGAGTGCCGGGGCGTACGAAGTACCGTCCATCACCAGGGCAACAACAAATGGAAGAGGAAACGAGTATCAAACAATAGAGCCGGGAAGCCCCACAAGAGTCTATCACACACTGGAACCCACTGTG CTCCAAAACACCCAAGGCAATGGTAGATCAGCTGCTGAAGAGATTGAAATGAGTATCATTGTCCCTACTGGC GATCAGAGAAATAATTTGAGGGCTGCTAATGAGCGAGATATCTACGCATCATTGAAAATTATTCAG TCCACCACCAGTAGTACTACTAGAACCTCGTTCTTTGAAGAAACTGAAGTGTTCTGGAGACCAGCCTCCAGTCAAACACAAATATACGAGCAGCTGGCCAGTAGGAAATACCGAGAGATACCAAGACACAAGATTCA GATAATGGAGGAAATTGGATCTGGTAACTTTGGTGATGTTCACAAGGGTGTGTGGGAGATGCCCGGAGAGAGCAGGCTAGTGGCTGTCAAGACAATGAAACATGGCACTAATAGCACAGACCAAGTCATGTTCCTCCAGGAGGCTGCAGTGAATGGCCAGTTCAGACATCCCAACGTGGTCAAACTGTACGGAGTGGTCACTGTGGGGGAACCG GTCATGATTGTCTTGGAGCTGATGGAACATGGGGACCTTCTCTCATATCTCAAGAACCACTTCACTGG GTCGGTGTTACCTGACTGGCCACATCTGTTGCTAGGTTACTGTCGGCACATTGCAGCTGGTATGGACTACCTCTCTAAGAAAGGGTTCGTCCATCGTGACCTAGCAGCAAGGAATGTTCTCCTGTCTGCAGAGGGCACTTGCAAA ATAACTGATTTTGGAATGTCTCGAGAGATTGAAAATTTCTATGTGGCAAAGGGGGGCGTGGTTCCAGTCAAGTGGACAGCACCTGAGGCACTCAATTACAAGACCTTCTCGACAGCCAGTGATGTGTGGAGCTTTGGTTGTGTCATGTACGAGATATGGAGTCTGGGGCACAAACCATTTGAAAAGAACAGAAATATCGAG GTGCTAAAGTTGGTTGAGGAGGGATATCGACTTCCACCACCTCCTGGTTGCCCTCGTGCAGTGTACCAGGTCATGATACAATGTTG GCACCCAGAGGCCAGCTCCAGACCATCCTTCATGGAGCTACTAGCCTCCTTGTTGAAACCAGTAGAAGAGCTACTGACAATGGAGGTGGTGCGTGCAGACAACGCTAGAGCTGCTGTCATTGGGGCTCCCCTCAAGCACAGCAAGAATCTATATCTGGACCTTCAGAACGTTTATAAGTGTACAGAGGACAATACAGATTAG